Within the Corallococcus exiguus genome, the region CCTGGGCAACGGCATCGTGAAGACCTTCATGGGCGGCACCCCAGAACAGGTCCCGGAGCGCTACGCCGTGGCGTCCCCCGCCGCGCTCCAGCCCCTGAAGCTGCCGCAGGTCCTCCTCCATGGCACCGAGGACGACACCGTTCCGCTGAAGGTCAGTGAGGGCTTCCACGCCCGGGGCGTCCAGCAGAAGGACCCCGTGCACCTGGTGCCCCTGAAGGGCGCGGGCCACTTCGAGCTCATCGACCCGCGCTCCAAGGAGTGGCCCCGCGTGGTCCAGGCCGTGAAGAACCTGCGCTGAGCAGCCAGCCAGCCGGGCCCACTGCTCCCCGCCCGGATGGGGGACCGGGGGGAGCACCTTGCGCCCGTTCGCGCCTCCGGATGCGCACCCTGTCCTTCGGTTCGGAAGACCGGGAGGAGCAGACCGCATGGCGACGATGGACGTGATGCGCGGGCCAGGGATGGAGCGGCTGTCGCGCGGCGCGAAGGAAGCCGCGAACCACCCGTGGGCGAAGAAGCTGGGCCGCATGGGCTACGCGGCCAAGGGCTGCGTCTACGCCATCATCGGCGTGCTCGCGCTGAAGCTCGCGGCGGGCGAGGGCGGACGCGCCACGGACAGCCACGGCGCTGTCTCCACCGTAGCGCACGGGCCCTTTGGCATCGTGCTCTTGTCGCTCCTGGCCGTGGGCCTCGTCGGCTACGTCATCTGGAGATTCGCGCAGGCGTTCGCGGACACGGAGGACAAGGGCTCGGACGCGAAGGGCATCGCCACTCGCGCCATGTACTTCGTGAGCGGCGTCATCTACGGCTCGCTGGCGCTGTTCGCCGTGAAGACCGTGGTGGGCGCGTCACAGGGGAAGGGCAAGGGCACCCAGGGCTGGACGGCGACGCTGATGGAGCAGCCCTTCGGCCGCGTCCTGGTGGTGCTGGTGGGGCTGGGCATCGTCGGCTTCGCGCTGAAGCAGTTCCACACGGCGTGGAAGGCGAAGTTCCGGGAGAAGCTCACGCTCACGGGCCTGGCGGCGGCGCATCAGCACCGCGTGGAGCGGGTGTGCCAGTTCGGCAT harbors:
- a CDS encoding DUF1206 domain-containing protein, encoding MATMDVMRGPGMERLSRGAKEAANHPWAKKLGRMGYAAKGCVYAIIGVLALKLAAGEGGRATDSHGAVSTVAHGPFGIVLLSLLAVGLVGYVIWRFAQAFADTEDKGSDAKGIATRAMYFVSGVIYGSLALFAVKTVVGASQGKGKGTQGWTATLMEQPFGRVLVVLVGLGIVGFALKQFHTAWKAKFREKLTLTGLAAAHQHRVERVCQFGIAARGVVFAVIGGFLVLAGVDANPGEAKGLGEALTVVARQPAGDVLLGVVAAGLVAYAAYLFLQARYREL